A portion of the Candidatus Binataceae bacterium genome contains these proteins:
- a CDS encoding MBL fold metallo-hydrolase, translating to MFCRELNRGKCKTYLVACERTRHAAVIDPLRENTARYIAVAAYHGFRLDYAIDTHTHADHRSGTWDLAALTGARIVMERYAPAPHVDVHVTQGDILEVGDLRLKILFTPGHTPDGISVYVEGCLFTGDTLLIGGTGRADFAGGDAGKQYDAITNLMFTLPEDTVVFPAHDYRGNQSSTIGKEKASNPRVAGRSRAEYIKLMNNLGLPLPDKIQESLQSNQSAIEDDSVKFPDLAQLGNVHQLSVTDLRDRIASGRPPLIIDVRELDEYVGELGHLPGSRLIPLKTLPTHAADLEHNKSDEIVIVCRSGVRSATGAAILNGLGFEHVSNLRGGMLEWNDAGLPIER from the coding sequence ATGTTCTGTCGTGAACTCAATCGTGGAAAGTGCAAAACCTACCTGGTCGCTTGCGAGCGGACGCGCCACGCGGCCGTGATCGACCCGCTGCGCGAAAATACCGCGCGCTATATCGCGGTCGCCGCCTACCACGGCTTCCGCCTCGACTATGCCATCGACACCCACACCCACGCCGACCATCGCAGCGGCACCTGGGACCTCGCCGCGCTGACCGGAGCCAGGATCGTGATGGAACGCTACGCGCCCGCGCCGCACGTCGATGTTCACGTCACGCAGGGCGATATCCTCGAGGTCGGCGACCTGCGGCTCAAAATTCTATTCACCCCGGGCCACACGCCTGACGGCATCAGCGTCTATGTCGAGGGATGCCTGTTCACCGGTGACACCTTGTTGATCGGCGGCACCGGGCGGGCCGATTTCGCCGGCGGCGATGCGGGAAAACAGTACGACGCGATTACCAATCTGATGTTCACGTTGCCCGAGGACACCGTCGTATTTCCGGCTCACGACTACCGCGGCAACCAGAGCTCGACGATTGGCAAGGAGAAGGCCTCGAATCCGCGCGTCGCCGGCCGCTCTCGCGCCGAGTACATCAAACTCATGAACAATCTCGGCCTGCCGCTTCCCGACAAGATCCAGGAATCGCTGCAGTCCAATCAGTCCGCGATCGAAGACGATTCGGTTAAGTTCCCCGACCTGGCACAGCTAGGCAACGTTCATCAACTGAGCGTCACCGACTTGCGCGATCGGATCGCGTCGGGACGCCCGCCGCTGATCATTGACGTGCGCGAACTCGACGAATACGTCGGCGAGCTCGGCCATCTTCCCGGCAGCCGCCTGATTCCGCTCAAGACGCTGCCAACCCACGCCGCCGATCTCGAACACAACAAGAGCGATGAAATCGTTATCGTTTGCCGATCTGGCGTGCGCAGCGCGACCGGAGCGGCGATTCTGAACGGACTCGGCTTCGAACACGTGAGCAACCTGAGAGGCGGGATGCTCGAGTGGAACGACGCAGGCCTGCCCATCGAGCGATAG
- a CDS encoding DUF6691 family protein, protein MKLKVTSFLSGIVFALGLGISGMTRPIKIIGFLDFFGNWDPSLAFVMIGAFSVYFVAYRMSRRMPAPLFIENFSIPSRSDLDLRLIGGAAIFGAGWGLGGFCPGPALVSIASGALPVLIFVVAMALGMYLHAWTAKLGQARSAAPSTLNIAADS, encoded by the coding sequence ATGAAGCTGAAGGTCACTTCGTTCCTGTCGGGAATCGTATTCGCGCTGGGCCTCGGAATCTCCGGGATGACGCGGCCAATCAAGATCATCGGATTTCTTGATTTCTTCGGTAACTGGGATCCGAGCCTCGCCTTCGTGATGATCGGAGCGTTCTCGGTTTATTTCGTTGCTTATCGGATGAGCCGCCGGATGCCCGCGCCGCTTTTCATCGAGAACTTCAGCATTCCATCGCGCAGCGATCTCGACCTGCGCCTCATCGGCGGCGCCGCGATCTTCGGCGCCGGATGGGGTCTCGGCGGCTTCTGCCCCGGCCCCGCCCTGGTCTCGATCGCGTCCGGAGCCCTGCCTGTTCTGATCTTCGTCGTCGCGATGGCGCTCGGTATGTATCTTCACGCTTGGACGGCCAAGCTCGGCCAGGCTCGGAGTGCCGCTCCATCAACGCTCAACATCGCCGCCGATTCTTAA
- a CDS encoding YeeE/YedE thiosulfate transporter family protein: protein MQNFTPYSSLIGGVLIGLGAAAMLLFEGRIAGISGMLYGVLRPTRGDTAWKAWFIGGLVAGGLLLRIVMPGAFSFGVVRSPAVLASAGVMVGFGARLANGCTSGHAVCGVSRLSRRSLVATATFIACGALVVGIASYIAKVAQ, encoded by the coding sequence GTGCAGAACTTTACTCCGTACTCATCCTTGATCGGTGGGGTCTTGATCGGACTCGGCGCGGCCGCGATGCTCCTCTTCGAGGGGCGCATCGCGGGTATCAGCGGGATGCTCTACGGTGTCCTGCGCCCCACCAGGGGCGACACTGCATGGAAGGCGTGGTTTATCGGCGGTCTGGTCGCGGGTGGACTTCTACTGCGAATTGTTATGCCCGGCGCATTTAGTTTTGGGGTCGTGCGTTCACCCGCAGTGCTCGCGAGCGCAGGCGTGATGGTCGGATTCGGTGCACGCCTCGCCAACGGATGTACAAGCGGTCACGCAGTATGCGGCGTGAGCCGGCTTTCAAGGCGCTCGCTCGTCGCGACCGCGACCTTCATCGCGTGCGGCGCACTCGTCGTCGGCATCGCCAGCTATATCGCCAAGGTCGCGCAATGA
- a CDS encoding DUF1993 domain-containing protein, with amino-acid sequence MSISMNAIAIETFVPMLQSLSQILDKGAQLARAKNLDDSTLPNSRLAPDMYPLIKQVQLACDHARDATARLTELTGPTFDDSEQTIDQLKARIAKTVQFLQSAPPAAFQGTEDRAIKIPIPDNMAIEMTGLEFLRDWSMPHFYFHVVTAYDILRHHGVDIGKRDYLSYVGKYIRPLA; translated from the coding sequence ATGAGCATCTCGATGAATGCGATCGCAATTGAAACGTTCGTGCCGATGCTGCAATCGCTCTCACAGATTCTCGACAAGGGCGCGCAGCTCGCTCGGGCCAAGAACCTCGACGACTCGACGCTGCCGAATTCACGCCTCGCACCGGACATGTATCCGCTAATCAAACAGGTTCAGCTCGCCTGTGATCACGCCCGCGACGCGACGGCGCGTCTCACCGAACTTACGGGTCCGACCTTTGATGACAGCGAACAGACCATCGATCAGCTCAAGGCGCGCATCGCGAAAACCGTTCAGTTCCTGCAAAGTGCTCCTCCCGCCGCGTTCCAAGGCACTGAGGATCGCGCAATAAAGATTCCGATTCCCGACAACATGGCAATCGAGATGACGGGCCTCGAATTCCTGCGCGACTGGTCAATGCCACATTTCTATTTCCACGTCGTCACTGCCTACGACATCCTGCGGCACCACGGCGTCGATATCGGTAAGCGCGATTATCTGAGCTACGTCGGCAAATACATCCGGCCGCTGGCGTGA
- a CDS encoding TetR/AcrR family transcriptional regulator translates to MSKASPTKRARARRLDPAERRPLLLQCAMRVFARRGIGGAHHAEIAREAHVSIPAVFFYFPTREALVTAVLDEVDRFLTDMTVTIHSREGSAPQIVLAHAKAFTDSVDTHPDHARVWLDWSTAVREEVWPHYLKFQENIVSIIADTIRRWRREHQNIVDDEEAEDDARLVVGSAHMLAQMKFTRVPPEKLDHFMRTLVRATIGASAKRAS, encoded by the coding sequence GTGAGCAAAGCTTCCCCCACAAAACGCGCGCGCGCCCGCCGCCTCGATCCCGCGGAGCGCCGGCCCCTGCTCCTGCAATGCGCGATGCGCGTGTTCGCGCGGCGCGGCATCGGCGGCGCACATCATGCGGAGATCGCGCGCGAGGCGCACGTCTCGATACCGGCGGTGTTCTTCTATTTTCCGACCCGCGAGGCGCTGGTGACCGCCGTGCTCGACGAGGTCGATCGCTTCCTAACCGATATGACCGTGACGATTCATTCGCGTGAGGGCTCGGCGCCGCAGATCGTGCTCGCTCACGCGAAGGCCTTCACCGATTCCGTCGATACGCATCCCGACCACGCGCGCGTATGGCTCGACTGGAGCACCGCGGTGCGAGAGGAAGTTTGGCCGCACTACCTGAAATTCCAGGAAAACATCGTGTCGATAATCGCCGATACGATTCGCCGATGGCGCCGCGAACACCAAAACATCGTTGACGATGAAGAAGCCGAGGACGACGCACGGCTCGTGGTCGGCTCGGCGCACATGCTCGCGCAGATGAAATTCACGCGAGTTCCGCCCGAAAAACTCGACCACTTCATGCGTACCCTCGTACGCGCAACAATCGGCGCCTCAGCCAAGCGCGCTAGCTGA
- a CDS encoding ferritin-like domain-containing protein codes for MSIASRVESLRPLPFAGSKEEEVARYEAEFKQHSTKWAEVLQRNAERMKRGSYSLHWMDTDKASWGRRAKPSSRGLTYTDINNVPGYGLVPQKATWLNFAPRGAVRDEYLADMPTVDDYTLVDRDESWADNVITLYEEAKARQWNATRDIPWSELERLPDDLEKATCQLCTFLTEVEFAAGDFPAKWIYRIPQEFLEVKSFITTQMMDEARHQEVFRKRAIAGGGLLHAAPGFEWALKAIIDSPTHTMGTFLLNLLGEGLVLSIFRSGEMIAKTHVDKEIFRRCLQDEARHVSYGVLELKNYLDHAPDREKALEEMHRFADVGEQVILTAFTEASLVEPVAVLLGGGLDKIDQGMEGQGQLWKMSVEEYLQRCDRAGFNRRERCTIPAESVWGAN; via the coding sequence ATGTCCATCGCATCACGTGTCGAGTCCCTGCGCCCGTTGCCATTCGCTGGTTCCAAGGAAGAAGAAGTGGCGCGTTACGAGGCCGAGTTCAAGCAACACTCCACCAAGTGGGCCGAAGTCCTGCAGCGCAACGCGGAGCGGATGAAGCGCGGATCGTACTCGCTGCACTGGATGGACACCGACAAGGCCTCATGGGGCCGCCGCGCCAAGCCGTCCTCGCGAGGCCTCACCTACACCGACATCAACAACGTTCCGGGTTATGGCCTGGTGCCGCAGAAGGCGACGTGGCTCAACTTCGCGCCGCGCGGCGCGGTGCGTGACGAATACCTCGCCGACATGCCGACCGTCGACGACTACACGCTGGTCGATCGCGATGAATCGTGGGCCGACAACGTCATCACGCTTTACGAAGAGGCCAAAGCGCGCCAGTGGAATGCGACGCGCGACATCCCGTGGAGCGAACTTGAGCGACTGCCCGACGATCTCGAGAAGGCAACCTGTCAGCTCTGCACTTTTCTGACCGAGGTTGAATTTGCGGCCGGCGATTTTCCGGCCAAATGGATCTATCGAATCCCGCAGGAATTCCTCGAGGTGAAGAGCTTCATTACCACCCAGATGATGGACGAGGCGCGGCATCAGGAGGTCTTCCGCAAGCGCGCGATCGCGGGCGGCGGCCTGCTGCACGCGGCGCCCGGCTTCGAGTGGGCGCTGAAAGCGATCATAGATTCACCCACGCATACGATGGGCACCTTCCTGCTCAACCTGCTTGGCGAAGGCCTCGTGCTCTCGATCTTCCGCTCGGGCGAGATGATCGCGAAGACCCATGTTGACAAGGAGATATTCCGCCGCTGTCTGCAGGACGAGGCGCGGCACGTTTCCTACGGTGTGCTGGAGCTCAAGAACTACCTCGACCACGCACCCGATCGCGAAAAAGCGCTCGAAGAAATGCATCGCTTCGCCGACGTCGGCGAGCAGGTCATTCTCACCGCATTCACCGAGGCCTCGCTGGTTGAGCCGGTCGCGGTGCTGCTTGGCGGCGGCCTCGACAAGATCGATCAGGGAATGGAAGGGCAGGGCCAGCTCTGGAAGATGTCGGTCGAGGAGTACCTGCAGCGATGCGATCGCGCGGGCTTCAACCGCCGCGAGCGATGCACGATTCCCGCGGAATCGGTTTGGGGAGCTAACTGA
- a CDS encoding 4Fe-4S dicluster-binding protein has product MAHKPGHFYIDETCIGCGACDHACPGKVDAIYRVEDDFLGRFAIVLEECIDCGFCVPLCPVDCIHDARKEGIVEGSGGYTRIKELQAWARARA; this is encoded by the coding sequence ATGGCGCACAAACCGGGCCATTTCTATATCGACGAGACCTGCATCGGCTGCGGGGCATGCGATCACGCGTGCCCCGGCAAGGTCGATGCGATCTATCGCGTTGAAGACGACTTCCTCGGCCGCTTCGCGATCGTGCTCGAAGAATGTATCGATTGCGGTTTCTGCGTGCCGCTGTGCCCCGTCGATTGCATCCACGATGCCCGCAAAGAGGGCATCGTCGAGGGCAGCGGCGGCTACACCCGCATCAAAGAACTTCAGGCGTGGGCAAGAGCCCGCGCCTGA